Part of the Solanum pennellii chromosome 10, SPENNV200 genome is shown below.
CAATTGCACTTCCACCTGGAAACACTCTTTTCCTGTGAATCAATAGTACCATCACAAATCAATGCTTAAATAATAGaaagaaacaagaaatgatCAACTGAGTATGTTTTTAACTTGTAACAATATACCATCAATATCACAGACACATAAACACTTAATAGATACCAAGAAAATCATCAATTATGTACTTTAAATTcaatcacatcaaaatcataGACCCCCAAAACatgtacaacaacaacaacaacatacccagtttATATCAATATACACAAACCATACTTctacctcgtggaggtagagaaACAACCCTCAGCTTCCCCAAATACTTGGACATTCTTTTCCAACACCATCATATCAACAAACACTACCCCAATTATACTTAAAAGagttctttttccttttcacaATAAAACAATACAATCATCAACCTTAGGAACACCATAATAACACATCAAAAGTGCATAAACCCACACACCCTCGTTataattctcttttttctttccctAAAAACAGAGAAAATCATCAACTGGGTcatctctttttttctcttttttaacaATCCAACACACCCCATCATCAAAAAAGGTCATCTTTTTACACTTCCATTTGAAAATCAATacaatcaaaaatcaaaaaaagataCTTCCACTATCAACTCAACTAATTCTACGAACACCCAACACACCCCATCATCAAAAAAGTAATCTTTTTCACACTTTCATTTGAATTTCAAtacaatccaaaaaaaaaaactctctgaacaaataaaaacaagaaaagaaaatgatcaaCTGGGTTTGTGCTATTTACTTGGAATTCTCAGAAACGTATGCTGCTACTTGTTTATGAGTCTCCATGGATCGATTTTGCAGAGAATTGAAAGAGGCGATTTAGGTCTAGCTTGTTAAATTCCACAGATTTTCATCgatgaaattgaaaaatcttccacatatatatatatatagagaaaaattTATTGCTATGTTCCGTCTCTTCAGTGGattctatatttaaaaaaattgctcaaaccaaagaaaatatattatgaaactTTTTGGTTCCAATAAGTTAAGACTTAAGCTTTATGACTCATTCTTCCCGCCTGGTCAAGTTGATACGACGGAATTTTGAGTCGAGGATTTAttcgaaataattttttaattttataaagtacGAATAAGGTTAGGGTATGCGTCATTTTTTTTAGTCTTTATTTGTAgaattatattgttattgtggtttattttttattatcgtAGTGTTGGATTAAGTTCTCGTCCACTTCGACTAATTTCTTTGATTAGCAATAGGTATCAGGTAGTTCTGTCCAGCAAAACTATGATAATAGAAAGAATTGcctaaatttttcattttttttgtaattatagaACAGGATTTTGAGTCAAGTATTTTACTCGaaacagattttttttaatgggaaaaaggacaaatatatatccgaactatcgtaaatggtatgctcCTTCTTACTGTTGGGATATTAGTGTCCATGTCGTCCAAAAAtaaaagcatatatatatatcgtttATACTAACGAGCATatacgtgtcataatcttattcaTCGATCTGACATTTTTCGTCGAATAAGATTGCGACACGTGTCCATGTTTAGTCTTCTGTTAAATTGAAGGGCATATACGATCTAATCTTTGGATAGCAGGGCACTAATattctaaaaagtatgacatagAATATCTACATATTATGATAGTTCGGGAGCGtatttgtccttttttcttatattataatGTAGGAATAAGGTTAgtgtaatttcttcttttttttttaagttatatttgtatattaattttgatGTGTGCTTTTTGTATTTTGGTCTTTGGACTAAGTTTTTATGTACTTCGACTAATTCAGCATGATATCTACCTTTTCACGTCAgtaataaatatcaaataaatctATTTGTGTGGCGAAATtcatttaaatcaattttttttatatcaaatacataattatttggTTGTCGATAAATATGTACTTAAAACCTTATTTTGGGGTGAaagttgttttttaaaaattatttcgactcttaatattttaactaatagttaaataatattttcatcaattttaaatattaaataaagaaattctacaaactattttttgacTCACTGACCAAACATTGAATACATATTTTGctacttctttctttttcctttttggcaagatattatttttttaaaaaataaaaataaaaaatcggCGTATTAAACAGTACACTTTTAATATTATCTCAGTCAGAATTCAGattaattattataactttttttcaaatctCAGAAAAGTATTTTCCAACTCATTAATGAGAAGTTGAAAAAAAggtcttcctttttttttaatatcatttttgaaaaaaaatggatttGTCATATTAAAATACTCTTTCAATGTGATAATATCTTAATCAGATtacatttaataaatatttaataaaaatctccAAAAAGCATTTTCACACTCTTTATTTGAATAATGTAACTTTTATTTTGactatatatcatttttaaaaaaaatggctTTCAGTATATTAAATACAACTATTAATAATATCTCATAAATTGAGGTTGATAATTTCAACAATCAAATCATTAATTCATCTCTTTTGAGACTTTTAATCActtaataataaacaaataaataaaatatagtatttCATAATGTGTTAATAAACATATTAACTCTCTTCAAGTAATTGATGTAATTAATAAACTCTATTGAAGTTAAACAAATTGAATTAGATATTAATACCAAATATTCTTATGAATACATTCCATTAAAGGAAACTTTATATTGATATTACAATTTAAGTAGATATAACATACTATTACTTTATATTTCAAGTTaccttatattaaaatatttatacattattatacaaaattaaaccAAAGAATATGAAATAAGTGGGCTAATAAGGTGCTAAAAATTtctattttcaatatatttatatatatatatatacacacacaagaAAACACTAACACTATTTTCCTAATAGGCATTTGTTACTACTTGATTCACAAATACTACTTTTAATACTAAGTCGATGTATACTATCAGCTTCTCACATTTATCATAACAACATATTGATATTTGACACGTACGGAAGCCCAATCATACATATGCACTATCAGAATCTTCATAAGAATTCTAGGACGAAGATCGAGTTTAACCCTGATTTACAGTAAGTTGTCAAATTGGTGGCAAAGGTGCTAGGACAGATGGGTGCAACGCTCAGTGAGGAATGTCACAATTATACTTCTAACGATAGATAGAAAAGGTGGGAGAGGGGTTGAGGGACGACAAATGTACAAAAACAAAAACGATGTGACATATTGAGTTAAATATAGGCCCATTATAAACAAATCATTAACACAACCTCCAATCTCGCTTGGCTAGGAGCAAATCACTTTGATATGATGGGATTGATCGATCTACATCAAGATATGTAATTCAcaaaaacaatatcaaatcattAACACAACCTCCAATCTCGTTTGGCTAGGAAAAAACATTTGGATATGGTAGGATTGATCGATCTACATCAAGATGTAATtcacaaaaacaataacaagaCCAAGAAATGTAattcacaaaaacaaaaactacgATACACGAGTTAAATGTAGGCccattatgaaaaataaataacacaaCCTCCGATATCGCTTGGCTAGGGGCAATCACTTGACCAAGGCGGGATTGATCGATCTACATTAAGAAATGTAATTCACAATATATCTAACATTTCCTGCCTAAACAAATCCATTATTCAATTTCCTAGCTTTATTCCTGAACTTTGGATGAACAAAATTCCTCTGTATAAATTATCTGTAAACATTAAGCAATTGAGAGCTTGTATGGTCTCAAAAACAAACTGGgcattatacaaaaaaattgtatcttCGTTTGTCTTTTTTAGTTAGAAATCTGCTTCTATCACTAAATATCAAACCTTGAAGCCTTCAGCTCGAAGACATTTACGATGAGCTTCAATCCATTTCTCACACGCGGATTCACCGTGCTCCACAATGCATTCATCCCTCAGCTTCTTTGTTTCAGGGCAAGCGCAGCAAAtcttcttctttggctttgaaTCGGGCATTGTAGATGCGGCTGACTTCTGATCTTTTGGAAGTTTCGACAAGGATATGGTTGTGGATGTATTCTCTATCGGAAGTCCACCCATCGTCAAAGATTACTGGAGTAGTAAGAAATAATGATCAACAACGGCTATCTGAAGGACACTTGAGAACTGAAATACACAATAATATAAGTAAACCAACAGATAGTCTGTTTGGCCAAACTTCTAAAGTCTGCTTATTTTGAAAAGAGTTTTTTGTCAGTGTTTTTCGAGAAAGTACTCCTGGAGAGTAGTAGGGTTGTGTTTGAATAGTCaattttataaacatttttGCCAGTAAGCACTTTTAGCTTCCTAAAAACATGACCAAACAAACTAGAAAGGACCAAAATACATGTATAAGAAatgcattttcaaattcaacTCATCAAAACTTCCAGAAGAGGAGAAGAAACCCAAAAGGGTGTCTACCGATAACACTGATAGAACGTCAAATTTAACCaatttcatcaatctaataaTCTATTATGGAGTCCACAAAATAGTGTTACTGCACTTACCTTCACTTGAAGTAATCAAGAGCTGATTAAACATGAGCAATCAAGCACAGCTAGTGCTGAAGGAGTCCTTTTTTAGATGCTTAACCACAATTCTTAAGAATATAAGTGGAGAAAGATATTGCAAGTATTAGGATTCCCTTTTTTTCCACATCACTTACATGTCGAACAACATGCACTTGTTATTAAAAGAAATCCtcaataatcattaaaaagaTTCTGGTGGGTTCTACACCAGTAAAACAATTTCAAAACATATAGAGCTTCCAGAAACAGAATCTCTTTTTCTATCACACCCACCCCCCTCCCCGCGCTCTTTCGGTACCCTTTTCCAGCTCATAATTCATATCACTACAAAAAGACTCACATCTAAGCGTGCATAAGTTTTTTGGAACCTTTTATATATGAGTTCATCGGTTTACctaaatgataattatattatcCTAGAAAAAAGAGTTGTCTCATGCGAAGGCTAAAAGATAAGAGAGACAAGCTTTTTCCTGGGGGAAAAAATGTCTGAGAACTATCAGAGTAAAGATTAACTCTAACTGCACCCCAACTATCAAAAAGAGCTTTTCCATTCACCTTTTATTTCATCTTCTATCTAGCCAAATGATAACTAATCTTCCCACTACATAAGTTCTTTCATACTAACATATTTCTACAACAAAGATGTAATCAAAAATACATTCACAAGATACACAAATGAAGTTGTTGATGACATTACAGTTTCGTGCTACATTCTAGCTCAAAGAGCGTTCTCATTTAGGACTTTCAACAATTAACCAATAGTATGCCAAGTGTCAACTAAATTACTAATCATTCCACATGACGTGTCAGACACTATACATAATGAAATAGAAAAGGTGAAGTGAAAATTATTCAACAAAAGAAGTGTGTATTCAGTGATAATTTGTGAGATTTTCTAGCTTTATGAAAAATGCCGCTTTACAATGCAAATTTCCTAATCAGGTGTACttcaatcaatcaatcaactacTTCTAAAATCCAAATGGGTAGCGTCAGCTATATGAATCTTCTATATCACTTCTGCTCTTCCATTACGGTCTCCTAAAACAAATTTTACGTACTCTGAAACTAGATGCTCCTTAAAATTAGAGTGCCGTTCAATCAATCACAATTGTAGGGGAAAACACATATGGAGAAGTCATAATTGTTTgaataacaaattattttcaCAGACATTTCTATACTGCaattaaaaaggataaaaaacaTCTTCACTTGGGagaataatttgaatttaaaaatgcTTAAAATGATGAACAGCAGGTGTTCATTGTCCATATTTCAGCAAATAGTGCTGCTGTCTAATTTCCTTAACACAAAACATGGATCAAAATTCAGAACAtgatggaaaaagaaaaaaaacatttggaagaaacaaaagagaatacacttctttgtttttttaatgataGTGTTATCTGGTCTAGCTTCCGTGCATCTCAACTAATTCCACGAGGTACCTGCTAACTCCCACTAGCAAAGGTATCGAGCAACTTCATCCACCAAGGGCTGACAAAATAGAATGAAATCACCTAATGTTTATTGCCTCTAGTGGGGTTTAAACCTGAGACCTCATGATTTTCAATCCACTTCCTTAACTACTAGGCATCCTTGGGTGCAGAAAGATAATATGTTTCTATAAATTAAGAGCAAAAAAAGATTCTACTGAGCTGGTGTTCTGTGTCATATGAATACGCAATCAATATTTAAAGATTAAGTTTTAAAAGGGTGGTTAGACTGACTATGTTATGTGGGAAAGAGTGTTGGCCAGTCAAAAATTCTCATGTCTAGAAGATGAGAGTAGAATTGATGTaggatgttgatgttgatgtggATGTGTGAGCATACAAGGAGAGATAAAATTAGGAATGAAGATATTTGGGTCAGGCTTGTGACAAAAGAGAAGAGTGGATGTGCCGGTAAGAAAACACGAGAGGTTGGCTGATTGAAGGCTTGAGGAGGGGTAGAATTAGGCCTAAGAAGTACTAAAATGGGTGATCAGGTAAGACATGACGCAACTTCAACATAAGAGGGTGTGGAGATCAAGGATAAGGATAAATGTTAGTAGGTTGACGAGTGTTCTGCTTTCCTATTTTGCAGCGTATTAGTATTAGTCTTAATTTTTGTATTCTTAGATTTCTATTTCTATCTGTTGATTCCTTAGCCTCGATTACTATTTTCTCTTGTACCGGAAAAATCTTCCCTACCTTCTCAAGGTAATTTTTCAAGTTAGGGGTAAAGTCATAGTACACACTACCTTTCTTACacctcacttgtgggattacactgaaTTTGTTCTTGTTGCTCAAGAGACAAAAATTACCTCCAACAGCACTAGTGGTTAGCTCAATTAGCAGAGGTTGATGGACTTGTGTCTTAAGCCACAAGTTCAAGCCCTCGACCAAGTGAACTAAACCCACTATTTAAATAAAGAATGCTAAGAGGGGCAAACTCATAATCTTCTGAGTTTCGATGGTTAAGATTAGCTCAAAGTACTGACAAATTTCACAATCATTAAGGTCTGTGTACACTCTAGCCTCCATAGATTGCACTTGTAGTTTTAATATTGTATTACACAATGGACCAATTGATTTCAAATTCCACCTCTGCTCCTAGACATGTATTTCTGACTTTGtttcatgagaaaaaatatGTAATCAAAACGCTTAGGGTTCTAGAATcaaagtgataaaattaaatgttgaagtttttaaaaaaaacatttaagtgATCATCGACCAAAAGCGACAATAAAATGTATCAGGTAATTCCATACTAATATATTACATGTCTCTACCTAATAACACCAAACCCAACTAAATTTACTTGCTCGATTTTCGAAGTTCAAACAATATCTAACCATTGTGGATTAAAAAAAGTCATTCGAATAATTGACTACCCAATTGTCATCATAGC
Proteins encoded:
- the LOC107002572 gene encoding cytochrome c oxidase copper chaperone 1-like, producing the protein MGGLPIENTSTTISLSKLPKDQKSAASTMPDSKPKKKICCACPETKKLRDECIVEHGESACEKWIEAHRKCLRAEGFKV